Genomic DNA from Gossypium hirsutum isolate 1008001.06 chromosome A01, Gossypium_hirsutum_v2.1, whole genome shotgun sequence:
ttaatataaatatactaaaataatatatatgaaatattatgtactaaaataataaaaaaataaaatacgaaaatagtatattttgaaaaataaaatccgaaaatcaaataaaaaacaaacggctaaaattagaaatttttactaaattaatataaaaaaaccaaaataatacatttgaaacattatgtactaaaataatataaaaaataaaatacgaaaatagtatatttttaaaaaaatccgaaaacaaaataaaaaaaagccaaaatcacagatttttactaaattaatataaaaacaaaaataatacatggaacattatgtactaaaataatataaaaaaatacgaaaataatatatcttaaaaaataaaatccaaaaataaaaataaaaagggccaaaatcagggtttttttctaaattaatataaaaaaactaaaataatacatgaaacattatgtactaaaataatataaaaaataaaatataaaaaaataaattttaaaaaataaaatccgaaaataaaaataaaaaaggccaaaatcagagttttttttctaaattaatataaaaaactaaaataatacatttgaaacattatgtactaaaataatataaaagaataaaatacgaaaatagtatattttaaaaaataaaatccgaaaacaaaataaataaaacggccaaaatcacaaatttttactaaattaatataaaaaactaaaataatacatgaaacattatgtactaaaataatataaaaataaaatctgaaaataaaaaataaaaacggccaaaatcagagtttttgttctaaattaatataaaaaaataatacatttgaaacattatgtactaaaataatataaaaaaataaaatacgaaaatagtatattttaaaaaataaaatctgaaaataaaataaaaaataaacggccaaaattagaattttttattaaattaatataaaaaactaaaataatacatttggaacattatgtactaaaataatataaaaaataaaatacgaaaatagtatattttaaaaaataaaatccaaaaataaaataaaaaataaacggccaaaatcagagttttttattaaattaataaaaaaaactaaaataatacaattggaacattatgtactaaaataatataaaaaataaaatacgaaaatagtatattttcaaaaataaaatccaaaaataaaataaaaataaacggcCAAAATAAGAGTTTTTctgttttttattaaattaatataaaaaaactaaaataatacatttgaaacattatgcgctaaaataatataaaaataaaatacgaaaataatatattttaaaaatttaaaatctgaaaataaaataaataccaaaatatattgaactacatgccgggtatattatatatatcataatttaaaccaaaatattttacttattatcattttaaaataataataaaaatatttgtatttgaattgggtatatttatttttttaatgtagtatGACAAAAAATATGTTGTCAGAAAAACGGTTtggtattttttgtaattaaaagtaatatataaaatttagttattttgacaaatatttaaaatccatcaaacattgaaattaataacagaaatttatttgaaattgcaGGTATGGCAACGGCTTCATTGATTAAGGAAGATCCTCACATAGCTGACACAGTTAATAAAAcggtaatatattgttatttgttactcACAGATTCCATTAAAAAAGATTTATGTAATTTAcgaaaataaattatgttattataacttTTTTCTGCAATTTAACATTGTCAGGAATCGTACCGCGTATTAAGGGGCCGGGTGAATGGTTTAGAATATTCCCCGGATGCACGACTGATACCGTACTTAGTGCTAGCTGGATTCGAGTCAGCAGCATTAATCCGGATGTTTGATTTGCGGTACGATTTAATATCCGCATTGGTTGAGCGTTGGCgcccggagacccacacttttcatttgccgtgtggggagtgcactgTCACTCTGGAGGATGTTGCACTGCAACTTGGGCTCCCAATCGACGGGAGTCCGGTAACGGGCGTAAGTGCGATAGCTGAGCCGGTTGCACTTTGTTATAGCCTCCTAGGAGCCTCGCCCGGTGATGATGAGTCCAATTTATCGGGTTTGAAATTTACATGGTTGAAAGCAAATTTTCAGCATTTACCAGATAATGCCACTGAAGAAGAGTTGATGTGCACAGCTCGAGCgtacattatgcatattataggggGTGTATTGATGCCCGATGCGAACAACAATATGGTTCATATCATGTATTTACCTCTATTAACTGATTTGCATAATGTTCGCTCGTATAGCTGGGGCTCCGCAGTTCTGGCTATGTTGTATCGTGAGCTTTGTCGGACGACAAAGCCTCATGCCACAGACATAGGCGGATGCCTTATATTGTTGCAGTCATGGGCTCTTTAtcggatgccattcttggcatcggTTAGTCACCAGCCATACGTATATCCACTAGTTaacaggtgataaaatttaacttgttattaattgATAGTTTCTTTATAATGATACTATTCTAACAATACTATATTTATTTGGAATTTGTTTTCGTAGATGCAGTATTTATCCGGGTATCGGGAGGTCGTATACTGTCCCGATATATCGTTTGTTGATTGAACAACATGCCGGAGAAGGGGTAAGTTATTCCAATATTTGCGACATGTAATTACTTTATATATCTTACTCAAACCGTGTGAAATTTTAACCATGGTATTAATCATGCAGTTTATTTGGATGCCATATCGTAGACCAGAAATTGTGGCCGTTATACCATCTTCTGCCTACGTTCATTCTCAATTGTGGTGCACTAACGcaccaattatcaatttcaatGTAGTCGAGTGGTACCATGGGGATcgagtactacagcagtttggttGCATCCAGTATATCCCGGATCCGCCAAAGGAGGTGGGGAAGGTTCACGGCATCAATAAGAGAgggaaacatggaatacattgggGGTTGTACACCGGAGATATATTGCGGTGTGGGATAATCGGATGGGTCGAAGACCTCGGATGGATATGTCTTCTGATTTGCAACCATCGCCAGAGTACATGCAATGGTACTTTAGTATGGGAAAGCCATATTTACTTGGTGCCCAATCGACTGTAGTCCCCCCGCACGTGCAGCGACATGGGGCATACGAGCCAGTGGCTGATATAGAGCCCGAGCGAGAGGTGGAGCCCGAGGCACAGCCTGAGGCCGAGTCTGAGcaattgcattcacattctgctGATACTTCTTATCATCCAGATTTTCCAGACAACGACTATTTCCCGGGCTCGTCAGGGGGTGGATACCATTACGGGTTTGATATCTTTGGGTCGTCTCCATCGCAGCACAGCACTTCTCTCGGCCTGTATCCCCCTCAGTACAGCACTAGCCTCGGCCCATATCCACCGCAGTACTCCACTCCTCTTGGGATGTATCCGCTGCAGCATGGCACTCCTCCCAGCTCAAGTTCATCGATGCCATTCGAGCcatatgatttttcttccatGTATCAGACACCCTCACCTGCGACTGAAGAGGATGTTGGTTTTCGTGATCACCCACAACGTGAACGTCGACCTCCGAATAGGtatacccctaggaccacaccatcTAACCATCAACTTTAGGGGTTTATTgggttttgatattaaaaaagtttgtatttctttctatatatttaattagattaattggaactttgaaaattgtaacaaaatttgaccataacgtAAATTGGATTAATTCAGACATTTTGaatattaaaacactaaaacttaacaAACTTAGCattgtaatataaattaattacattacaacattaatctaattggaacaaactttgcaatataattttttttatataaattaaatacattacaacatagGCTCAATTCCTACCCGATCGTGACAATTGTCCAATATGATAGTTTCGCTGCgggcatttactccgattatgTCCAGCTAACCTGCATAATCCACAACGCTTACCAtcggatttctccctaatgtccatctCATTACGAATTATGGATGATTGCGGATGACCTCTCGGATTCCTACGTAGCCCtctggataatgaagtgtttggaacCTCCTGCAATCACACCGTCTATTACGGAGATCAACTCtataggacctaggtggtataccgggTCGACGACCGATGGTCTCTGTAACACGAAATGTTTCATGGcgtcgtgaatatatttctacattcatcgacctcgccatccgacggtttacaaccattgcatccctgacatcttCGACAAACACGTATCCCGCCTCtatctggttgacttgttgctgacccattcttggcatcaaggttgCCAATCTGTAAAATGTAACCGAAAAGACAGATGAAATTggaagatgtcgtgttttcaaCAACACAGTGTTGACCCCCTccactaagtttgtggtcatttgaccataacgaaagccctcatCAAAATTTTGAGCCCATTGCCATGACTCCATAGTACCCAACCATTGTTGGAAAGATGTATTtgtttgaccctccatgtcaTTTTCAAGTCAAGCCATTCTTTGGCGAAAAATATGTGGCTCCAGCTCGTGCGCTGTATATGTATTAAGGAAAGATAAGTTACAGTATTGGCCTAAATCATTAAAACATATGTTGAAAAGATAAGGTAAttatttacccattttcacaacttgtctcttccagtctgcattcttatagtCTCGATAAAAGTTAGCCGCGATGTGCCGGATACAGTAAACAGATCTCCATGCTACACCGGAACGCCTAATGGCGACAATTAATCCTTTCCCTCTgtcggagatgatgcaaatattatcgttgctaataacatacctccgcaagTTGGTAAGGAAGAATTCTCACGATTCTATGTTCTCCTTATCTACGATGGCAAATGTTATCGGGAGCACGTTTCTGttgccgtcttgagcaaccgcaagaagtaagatctgtgtatattttccatatagccacgtcccatctacttgcacaaacggCTTGCAGTTGGGAAATGCgcgcacacatggatcaaacgtccagaaTATCCGATGAAAAATTCTTTTTTCTGGCTGTAATTGGTCATCCGGGccgtaataaggtcgtgtctgtAACTCAATGATAGTCTCGGGTACGTACTCCCGCATAGCAGCTATCCATCCCTGTAACTCGTTATACGATGCATCGAAATCCCCATACAATTGCTCAATTGCCATTTGTTTAGCTATCCACGCCTTtcgatatgatactcgatactgaaACCGTGCCTGCATTTCGGCAATCAGTACTGAAACTTTAATGGacggcatgtccttcaccattggcatgataaacgtacagatagttttggaatcaagttttccaTGGTCTTCAGTCATACGTATTGATGTGCAcgtgtgaggcccaacaaatttgcgtatctcccacatctgcgatTTTTGAATAAATGCAGCTCGTACACGCCAATTACAGCCTTCCACCGACTTCTAACACTTtccaatatataatgtcggtttagacACTGCAACTTTGTAAtccactgatatattcatgctataccgcttaatagCAAATACACACTCTTCTTTGCTTTCGAATCTCTGGCCTACCAATAACTCCTCATGATCAGAATTTACGGCCAATCGGTGAGCAAgaagtatttcagggtactctggGAACTCAGCTTCATGCGCTgcgtcggggtctatgagcgacatgtgtggcccaggGTTATTATGTATCACAATACGTCGCATCTGGTTCCCCACTGAAGACGCGTTAATGTTTCCATCCTCATTcacatcttcatcgtcaatatcatcggcgacatcgtccacatcgggatcactaTTACTATCGACCTCTTCCTCACAATGATCACTATTATcgtatccatcatcaccaaccacgtCAATATTGGGTGTAACATTAAGATCAATATCGATCCCACGtatagtcgattcactatcaacgtacgatattggagccaccacGCACGGTTCTTCTGTTGCATGTTCTTCACCATATGCAGTGAGATCTTCATTCTGCTCCATAtcggctaactcagcaaataagtgaatcggtaaATTTTTGTCACTCCCATTCTCACAGTAAAGAGCtatcattgtctccacgtcttcgtcgtctacaagttccatttcggtgaatttgataagatctgtcgaaactggaaacttgtagaaaaggtttgagatccttctcccacaacgtctaacaatttttgcgtTAATTCTTCCCTTCATATCATCCAATGAGACATTtatattaaatctcattgctatttgttgccgacattcaaatatgCATCCAACGGTTGTTGTTAAGAtgattccatcgaaataaacgcatacgaaaaactaattatccatcttcaatactcaatctgttaaaaaaataaacaaaatttctcaaaataatttcgaacaataaataaattacttaaatacaaaattaattaatcaatatgcaatttttttcattcataagccCATACTTTTTCAGTTCTAATTTTgtacatgaacaacatttatttttacatttaaccACTTATATTGAGTTCTACATTTTCTTCCATCTCCGATCCCAtatcttcatctgggaaattctctaCAATCCAATTTAGAAATTCTTGATTCTCCTCATATTCatcttctacaatccaatttGGAAATTCCTCGGGATCTTCTGCCTCTTCAATCTTTATAATTGTTATTGAATATAAAGTTCTCTTGGTAATTTCCTAACAACTAATTTATCCATCCATGGTTTGTCAAACACATTTTGCTTCCCAATTAACTTTCGTGAACCTATACTTTGTCTCGCTATTTTCCTTGCTCcacaaaatattataaacttcaCGAAGTTTATAACTAGATTCCAATAGGTTCGTGGTACTGATGCCTTCCAAAGTTCGTGCTAAACTTATTATCTCATCAGGCAATACCAAATATGTTGCCATTTCTAACAATAtgtataacaaaaatatttttagttgttatcaCTAATTAACAATTACTTTTTAATagttttactaacataaaaactttcaaatatatttaaaaaatttaaaacataaaattcataataaacacataattaatgctaaacacaaaacttactaacatttcacaataaacaaaataaattttaaaacaaaacataaaagtaacactaaacaaactatataatactaacaaaataaattttttcttatcataatctattttatttaaaaaataacaacaaataaattaccttttctttttttttcttcttctcctttctttctttctatcttcttcttctgtaaatttttttttccaatctgGTAGTCGAATGGAGGGGGAGGGTGAATATATACTAGAGGGGGTCAAGGCTGTGAGAAAGGCACCACCGGTGCCGCCTGTGGGGTACCCTTCAcccctattttattatttttttttcatcctattctttttttttacctGCAAAACTGTCAGTTATATTTAGATTTgagggtggtgccgcctatgcaccaccctccatcACTTGCAATGACCCATTTTCGTATATAATGTTAAAGACATcccattttggttttttttttcatattattttagtaaaaatcccAATTTTCAGCCTTCAAAACTCCATTGttgctgatattttcggtggagaaaagagatggagaagaaagaaatgatagctaggcttttaggcattatttttcaccaaatcatgacatcatccacctaatactttgactattTGCTTAAAACCCAtcacatggccggccaacactaataaaaagggtgtaattgccctttaaaatccctCAATCTAAGTTCTTTAGCTATTTAactcatttgggtactaaaatgtaacttttaccttttatgcgatttagtcctttttcga
This window encodes:
- the LOC121218153 gene encoding protein MAIN-LIKE 2-like; the encoded protein is MATASLIKEDPHIADTVNKTESYRVLRGRVNGLEYSPDARLIPYLVLAGFESAALIRMFDLRYDLISALVERWRPETHTFHLPCGECTVTLEDVALQLGLPIDGSPVTGVSAIAEPVALCYSLLGASPGDDESNLSGLKFTWLKANFQHLPDNATEEELMCTARAYIMHIIGGVLMPDANNNMVHIMYLPLLTDLHNVRSYSWGSAVLAMLYRELCRTTKPHATDIGGCLILLQSWALYRMPFLASVSHQPYVYPLVNRCSIYPGIGRSYTVPIYRLLIEQHAGEGSSGTMGIEYYSSLVASSISRIRQRRWGRFTASIREGNMEYIGGCTPEIYCGVG
- the LOC121218174 gene encoding calcium-binding protein P-like, with the translated sequence MGRRPRMDMSSDLQPSPEYMQWYFSMGKPYLLGAQSTVVPPHVQRHGAYEPVADIEPEREVEPEAQPEAESEQLHSHSADTSYHPDFPDNDYFPGSSGGGYHYGFDIFGSSPSQHSTSLGLYPPQYSTSLGPYPPQYSTPLGMYPLQHGTPPSSSSSMPFEPYDFSSMYQTPSPATEEDVGFRDHPQRERRPPNRYTPRTTPSNHQL
- the LOC121229485 gene encoding uncharacterized protein, giving the protein MRFNINVSLDDMKGRINAKIVRRCGRRISNLFYKFPVSTDLIKFTEMELVDDEDVETMIALYCENGSDKNLPIHLFAELADMEQNEDLTAYGEEHATEEPCVVAPISYVDSESTIRGIDIDLNVTPNIDVVGDDGYDNSDHCEEEVDSNSDPDVDDVADDIDDEDVNEDGNINASSVGNQMRRIVIHNNPGPHMSLIDPDAAHEAEFPEYPEILLAHRLAVNSDHEELLVGQRFESKEECVFAIKRYSMNISVDYKVAVSKPTLYIGKC